The nucleotide sequence GGTCAGTGAGCGATGGGCTGCGGACAGGGACTTGAGCTGCCCGTTCCGCGGGAGAGACAGTCGGCGGGCATGATACAGGAATCCGTCGCAAAGACAAGGACTTTTTTCAGCGACCGGGGATTTGACTTTGGTCAAGGCGTCGGACAAGGCGCCCCGTTAAAATCCCTCCATGGATTGTTTTCACGTCTCTCGTCTCTTGCAACCCTTCCCTTGGAGATTTTCGATGCCCGTGCTTTCGCGCTTCTTTCTCCGGGCGGCGCTGCCCGCCGTCCTTGCCGTTCTGCTCGCCGCCCCGGCTTCCTGGGCCATGATCCCCACCATCAACTGCCACTGCTTTCAGGACCGCGCCTACGATCCGAGCCGTCCTTCCGCCGCCGACGCCTACTTTCTCGCCAGCGCCCAAAACACCCTGCTCGCCGTGGTGTTCGAGCGATCCAAGCGCGACGTGGTACTGGCCAAGCAGGGCGGCACCAGCAACGACGATCTGTGGATCGCCTACCGCGCCGCGCAGATCTCCGACCTCAGCCCCGGCACCCTGCTCGGCGAGCGCCGCCGCGCCGCCCACTGGGGTGAGGTGCTGACCCGCAACGGCATCGAACTCGCCGTGCCCGGCGTCAATCCCCAGGACGGTTGGGACGAAGCCCTGGCGCGCGCCATCCTCGAACAGGTGCTGGCCGAGCGGGGCCTGGCCACCCCGGCCGTCCTCGCCCAGCTGCGCGCCGCCGGCTGCGGCCCCCAGGAAACCATCCTCGCCCTGCTGCTCGCCCGAGCCGGCGGCCGTCCCGCCTTCGCCATCGTCCACCAGGTCAAGGAACAAAACCAGCCCTGGGGCGAACTCCTCGCCCAAGCCGGTCTCGCCGACGACCTCGGCGCCGCCGTGCGCCAAGCGGTGCAAACTTCGCCCGGTGAGGGGAATTAAAACGAACGAGGCTGATGCAGAGTCAGGGGAAGGATTTTCTGAAAGTGGAGAAAATCCTTGTCGGTGGTCAGGATCGGCAAGCCATGACGATCGGCCAGCGCGCAGAGCAGAAAATCGGTATTGGAACCCTGAACGCCCTTGGCCACCGACTCATTGAAAAATTCGGCCGCGCGCTCAAAATCGCAACTTTCCAGAACCAAATCAGGAAAAGCACGTAGCGCATCGCGCAAGCGTTCGAAGCTTGCTTGGTGGCGCACCCCGGACAGCAGTTCCTGTCGAACGGGGCCGACCATCTGCACTCGCAGTTCGTTGATCAGCTCCCGCAGTTCCCTGACATAGGGATTCTGCCCATCGGGATGGCTGCGGCGCAACGCCAGGGACCAGACGCTGGTATCGACCAAAACCTTCATGACTGGCGCCGCTGAGCCTTGTAGTCGTAGTCGGGCAGATAGTCGACCTTGCCGAAAAGATCCTGAATTTCCATCTGCTTGCGGCGCTGGATATATTCTTCCAGCGCCTCGGTGACCACGGCTTTTTTGGTTTTGTGCCGCCCCACGCGGCGCGCTTCCTCGATCAGCCGATCTTCAATCGCGAGATTGGTTGGCATACATCCTCCTGTCCACACAAAACTCTACACTTGACCATGTGTAAAATCAACTGTGAGGGAACCCACCGGCTCAACAACGCACCGCGATCCCCAACGCCTCCAGCTCAAGCTTGAGCGCCGCCTTGGCCGTTGCCTCGCCGTGCACCAGATGCACCACCCGGGGGCGGCGGCGCATGCGCTGGACGAAGTTGAGCAGGTATTTCTGGTCGGCGTGGGCGCTGTAGCCCGAAAGAGTGTGCACCTGAGCGCGGATGTCGCGGCGCGCGCCGTCGAGCACCACGTAGCCGCCGCGCGGGCCGTACTGCTGGATCGCCCGTCCCGGCGTGCCCGCCGCCTGGTAGCCGACAAACAGCACGTCGGTCGAGGGTTCGCCGAGCAGAGCCTTGAGATAGTTGACGATGCGCCCGCCGGCGCACATGCCGCTGCCGGCGATCACCACGCAGGGCCGGCGGGTGCGTTGCAGGTAATCCACGGTGCGCAGATGATCGGCATGACTGTCGACGGTGGTGAGCTGCTCAAACGACAGGGGATGGCGCCCGGCGCGCGCACGGCGCTGGGCTTCGGCGTCCCAAAAGGGTTTAAGA is from Geoalkalibacter sp. and encodes:
- a CDS encoding type II toxin-antitoxin system VapB family antitoxin, translating into MPTNLAIEDRLIEEARRVGRHKTKKAVVTEALEEYIQRRKQMEIQDLFGKVDYLPDYDYKAQRRQS
- the vapC gene encoding type II toxin-antitoxin system VapC family toxin, with protein sequence MKVLVDTSVWSLALRRSHPDGQNPYVRELRELINELRVQMVGPVRQELLSGVRHQASFERLRDALRAFPDLVLESCDFERAAEFFNESVAKGVQGSNTDFLLCALADRHGLPILTTDKDFLHFQKILPLTLHQPRSF